Proteins from a single region of Polyangiaceae bacterium:
- a CDS encoding chorismate mutase, protein MERLEELRREIDRIDDEILKWVAERLDRVMAVGDYKREHGLGVYDPNREREILDRLAARAPGTLDGQAVRRIFERLIDESRHAEQRRVRGE, encoded by the coding sequence GTGGAGCGCCTGGAAGAGCTGCGACGGGAAATCGATCGCATCGACGACGAGATCCTGAAGTGGGTGGCCGAGCGGCTGGATCGCGTGATGGCCGTCGGCGACTACAAACGTGAGCACGGCCTTGGCGTCTACGACCCCAACCGAGAGCGCGAAATCCTCGACCGGTTGGCCGCGCGGGCGCCTGGTACTTTGGACGGTCAGGCCGTCCGCCGCATCTTCGAGCGCTTGATCGACGAATCCCGCCACGCCGAGCAGCGCCGCGTTCGTGGGGAGTGA
- a CDS encoding peptidase MA family metallohydrolase — translation MTREAGEGRARRFLTLLLALLILALPLPAAAQAAAQAAPAEAKAVQPAPPAAKAAPQPAVRTGVTSVVPAEAEAGTAKSPAPRPGEAPPSDAPQLPENLTLPKPPATFNTHDAGWIRFSYLPAVRERVQPLIDEADSIRKDLRVRLGSDVLEDVTVYIARTPGEMATLAPEGAPFPKYAAGVAYSDLRLILLTIHPVDPNSRHELSEVFRHELAHVALHQAVGGHHVPRWFNEGFAVFASGESSFPRMQTLWTATLSNELLPLRRMERSFPEDALTASVAYAQAADVVRFLVRRQDRERFTAMVDRVGNGQAFETAMKDAYGVDLAGLEYEWREDVARRYTFWPVLFSGSIIWAFAIGLFAWGFRRRRRRDRATLERWAREEAREDELRRQLAEAAQGARLHLVLARPKPEEEIDATVLPPESAVPKVEHEGQWHTLH, via the coding sequence ATGACCCGTGAAGCCGGCGAGGGACGAGCGCGCCGCTTCCTCACCCTTCTCCTCGCGCTCCTGATTCTAGCCCTGCCTCTTCCGGCGGCGGCGCAGGCAGCGGCGCAGGCAGCTCCGGCTGAAGCAAAGGCGGTGCAACCTGCTCCGCCTGCAGCAAAGGCAGCCCCGCAACCCGCAGTGCGCACCGGCGTGACGTCGGTCGTTCCGGCAGAGGCCGAGGCCGGGACTGCAAAGTCCCCCGCGCCCCGGCCGGGTGAGGCGCCCCCAAGTGATGCCCCGCAGTTGCCAGAGAATCTGACCCTGCCGAAGCCGCCGGCCACCTTCAACACCCATGACGCCGGGTGGATTCGCTTCTCCTACCTTCCCGCTGTGCGCGAAAGAGTGCAGCCGTTGATCGACGAGGCAGACTCGATCCGCAAGGACCTGCGCGTGCGGCTCGGTTCCGACGTTTTGGAAGACGTCACGGTGTACATCGCGCGCACCCCCGGAGAAATGGCCACCCTCGCCCCCGAGGGCGCGCCCTTTCCCAAGTACGCGGCGGGCGTCGCCTACTCGGATCTGCGATTGATCCTGCTGACGATTCACCCAGTCGATCCCAATTCCCGACACGAGCTGTCCGAGGTGTTTCGTCACGAACTAGCCCACGTCGCCTTGCACCAAGCCGTCGGTGGGCACCACGTGCCGCGCTGGTTCAACGAAGGCTTCGCCGTCTTCGCCTCAGGGGAAAGCTCCTTCCCGCGGATGCAAACGCTGTGGACGGCCACCCTGTCGAACGAACTGCTGCCTCTGCGACGAATGGAGCGCTCTTTCCCTGAAGACGCTCTGACGGCTTCCGTCGCCTACGCCCAAGCCGCCGACGTCGTCCGCTTCTTGGTACGCAGGCAGGACCGTGAGCGCTTCACCGCCATGGTCGACCGCGTGGGCAACGGCCAGGCCTTCGAGACGGCCATGAAAGACGCCTACGGCGTGGATCTAGCTGGACTGGAGTACGAGTGGCGCGAGGACGTGGCGCGTCGCTACACCTTCTGGCCGGTCTTGTTCAGCGGCAGCATCATTTGGGCCTTTGCCATCGGCCTCTTCGCTTGGGGCTTCCGCCGCCGTCGTAGGCGCGACCGTGCGACCCTGGAACGCTGGGCGCGAGAAGAAGCGCGCGAGGACGAGCTACGGCGACAGCTGGCGGAAGCAGCACAAGGTGCTCGACTGCACCTGGTACTCGCGCGGCCAAAGCCAGAGGAAGAGATCGACGCGACGGTGTTGCCTCCTGAGAGCGCCGTGCCCAAGGTCGAACACGAGGGTCAGTGGCACACACTGCACTGA